From Kineosporia succinea, the proteins below share one genomic window:
- a CDS encoding right-handed parallel beta-helix repeat-containing protein, translating into MTGNRRPTAILAFAGVLVLLVIGLEVLRDTGFPQQQVQMPYSAAWLSSNQIGSVTLLDGDSADVVTQVPVGKNGDELSTSQQGADAYTVNRTRGTFARIDGATFTTHDRPAPSTEPLQIIPASTTVFGVDAAGTVITPMDPETLTGDESSLLPLSPSSDVQSAVDSDGSLWMLDRSTGTVARMHDDRQGPARRLLPPATGFLTLSQGRAALLDAATGKVWRLDTTDQMTNSAREIDFTGASTIVLSGGDDDRLRLVDPERALLTSCPTDGSSCSQVFLGSGARDLGAALPVRGRLFVPDFTAGLVWIVNELDFKIVARAPVLPPATEFELVERGGFVFFNDPQSAAAGVVDLDGTVRRTRKYESRVKPVTPATPQPAATPSRPPSPNPSRQPTPHSPPPPSHPQTPTRSPSPGRPPIPHPSLTATPTSAAPTPSRTRRFPTVSATTRPPKPSLTSDPRPTPTISAGPIGGTGTGSATTPPRSTLRIEVHPGTEGLIGTDFHFRAQVSGGDQMGQVRWNFGDGVIGEGLNATHAYTEAGRWSVQASATVPGSNQVLTEPVLITTTEPKTVQGIACGQTVTENVVLTEDLDCGRGPGITVGKDGVTVDLNDHSITGAEGNLLLDFDSRAEVTLRNGTLRKGVVSRTRAHAVLLTDLTLDHVDLPSTQASPTLRNLHMSGGKISMLKVSLTLTDSTLTDIDMKTGFGTLDTHANTFINSSIEVAIGEMFADNTLINTMLKLSATPPPVRGNTFRGGASGILLEHPNAPEISGNHFFGTDVGIRILADSNYRFSIRGNDFHDAGSAAVLLDTKPHSEEGVAIISDNTIEGSGTSGTELDSDGHRIDDGIHINNPASPVEIARNTITDSADHAIEAYGNITDGGGNTSSGSPQGCLGVACP; encoded by the coding sequence ATGACCGGCAACCGACGTCCGACCGCGATCCTGGCCTTCGCCGGGGTGCTGGTCCTGCTCGTCATCGGCCTGGAGGTGCTGCGCGACACCGGTTTCCCGCAACAGCAGGTGCAGATGCCCTATTCCGCGGCCTGGCTGTCGTCGAACCAGATCGGCTCGGTCACCCTGCTCGACGGCGACTCGGCCGACGTGGTCACGCAGGTGCCCGTGGGCAAGAACGGCGACGAGCTGAGCACGTCACAGCAGGGCGCCGATGCGTACACCGTCAACCGGACCCGGGGCACGTTCGCGCGCATCGACGGCGCCACCTTCACCACGCACGACCGCCCGGCCCCCTCGACCGAGCCGCTGCAGATCATCCCGGCCAGCACCACGGTGTTCGGGGTGGATGCGGCCGGAACCGTGATCACCCCGATGGATCCCGAGACCCTGACCGGCGACGAGTCCTCCCTACTACCCCTTAGCCCGAGCTCAGACGTGCAGTCGGCCGTCGACTCCGACGGAAGTTTGTGGATGCTTGACCGGAGCACCGGAACAGTCGCGCGGATGCACGACGATCGGCAAGGCCCGGCCCGGCGATTGCTCCCGCCCGCCACGGGCTTCCTGACTCTCTCGCAGGGACGCGCCGCCCTGCTCGACGCCGCGACCGGCAAGGTGTGGCGGTTGGACACCACCGACCAGATGACCAACTCCGCCCGCGAGATCGACTTCACCGGCGCGTCCACCATCGTGCTTTCAGGCGGCGACGACGACCGTCTGCGCCTCGTGGACCCGGAACGCGCGCTGCTGACCAGCTGCCCGACCGACGGATCCAGCTGCTCCCAGGTCTTTCTCGGTTCAGGGGCACGCGATCTGGGCGCCGCCTTGCCCGTTCGAGGCCGCTTGTTCGTCCCCGACTTCACCGCCGGTCTGGTCTGGATCGTGAACGAACTCGACTTCAAGATCGTGGCCCGTGCCCCGGTACTGCCGCCTGCGACAGAGTTCGAACTGGTGGAGCGAGGCGGTTTTGTCTTCTTCAACGACCCGCAGTCGGCGGCAGCCGGTGTCGTCGATCTCGACGGAACCGTACGTCGGACGCGAAAATACGAGAGCCGCGTCAAGCCCGTGACCCCGGCGACACCTCAACCGGCGGCGACTCCCAGCCGCCCACCCTCTCCGAACCCCAGCCGTCAACCGACCCCCCATAGTCCGCCGCCCCCTAGCCATCCACAGACCCCTACCCGTTCGCCGAGCCCGGGGCGTCCGCCGATCCCACACCCGAGCTTGACGGCAACTCCCACATCTGCGGCCCCAACCCCGAGCCGGACCCGGCGGTTCCCAACCGTCAGCGCCACCACGCGCCCGCCGAAACCGTCCCTCACCTCGGATCCGAGGCCTACCCCCACCATCAGTGCCGGGCCGATCGGCGGAACCGGGACCGGCAGCGCCACTACTCCACCCCGGAGCACCCTCCGGATCGAGGTCCATCCCGGCACCGAAGGCCTGATCGGGACCGACTTCCATTTCAGAGCGCAGGTTTCCGGCGGAGATCAGATGGGACAAGTGAGATGGAACTTCGGCGACGGTGTGATCGGTGAGGGGCTGAACGCGACACACGCCTACACCGAGGCTGGCCGTTGGTCGGTCCAGGCCAGCGCGACGGTGCCTGGGAGCAATCAGGTGCTCACGGAGCCCGTTCTGATCACCACCACAGAGCCAAAGACGGTTCAGGGAATCGCGTGTGGTCAGACGGTTACTGAAAATGTGGTTCTGACTGAAGATCTGGACTGCGGAAGAGGCCCCGGCATCACTGTCGGGAAGGACGGCGTGACGGTCGATCTTAACGACCATTCCATCACCGGGGCCGAGGGAAATCTTCTTCTCGATTTCGACTCGCGAGCAGAGGTAACGCTCAGGAACGGGACCTTGCGCAAGGGCGTTGTCTCGCGCACTCGGGCACATGCCGTTCTGCTAACGGACTTAACCTTGGACCACGTCGATTTACCCAGCACTCAAGCGTCGCCTACACTCCGCAACCTTCACATGAGCGGCGGCAAAATCTCCATGCTGAAGGTTTCTCTAACTCTTACGGACAGCACCTTGACCGATATTGATATGAAGACAGGCTTCGGCACTCTGGACACGCACGCCAATACTTTTATCAATAGCAGTATTGAAGTAGCTATAGGTGAAATGTTTGCCGATAACACACTCATCAACACTATGCTCAAGTTGTCCGCCACTCCACCACCTGTACGCGGGAACACATTCAGAGGAGGAGCATCCGGAATCCTACTTGAACACCCGAACGCGCCCGAGATTTCGGGCAATCATTTCTTCGGGACCGACGTGGGAATCCGGATTCTCGCCGACAGTAACTACAGATTTTCTATTCGCGGCAATGACTTCCACGACGCTGGGAGTGCAGCAGTTCTGCTCGACACTAAACCTCACTCAGAAGAAGGTGTTGCCATCATAAGCGACAACACTATCGAGGGGTCCGGTACTAGCGGCACTGAACTGGACAGCGACGGCCACAGAATTGACGATGGAATCCACATTAACAATCCGGCCTCGCCTGTAGAGATTGCCCGCAACACCATCACAGACAGCGCCGACCACGCGATCGAGGCGTACGGCAACATCACGGACGGCGGCGGCAACACCTCGTCCGGGAGCCCTCAGGGATGCCTCGGCGTCGCCTGCCCCTGA
- a CDS encoding helicase-related protein has protein sequence MVVIRDEEWLVTAVEQTPQGQLLTVQGLSELVRETTATFYEALEDNVLVLDPADAQLTADESPHYRRSRLWVEATLRKTAVPLDNPGLAVATRMLARALDYQQSAVRQALDPANLRPRILLADAVGLGKTLEIGMILSELARRGRGERILIVSPRHVLEQMQQEMWNRFGLPFVRLDSVGIQRVRQKLPATRNPFTYYKRVIISIDTLKSDRYLAHLRKQRWDAVVIDESHNLTNSSTQNNRLARVLAPNADALILASATPHNGRYESFAELVRLLEPTAVRPDGTLIEDEVKRLVIRRHRHSAEVARTVGTDWAERKEPQNFLVPASPAENAIARELDEVWLHPKSGTSPYSGAASRLFPWTLAKAFLSSPAALTETVSERIKRLSPAATDSQQREIDALEHLRDLSAQQSTDTSGKYGRLLEYLKQIKVGPRSSERAVVFAERLSTLDWLTDRLRQDLKLADGQVRQLHGGLSDTEQQEIIDSFKLESSPIRVLVAGDIASEGVNLHSYCHELIHFDIPWSLIRIEQRNGRIDRFGQRHAPQITTLLLDPDSETFAGDLRVLRRLLEREREAHTALGDVASLMGKYDVGEEEDEIRRVLAGQKQLDEVMAPSNDTSAFDPVAALLAQISGLPQPPAPQPVKKAGSTASLYEADLDFLRDALEEVYETPGASVNAGGVNWREYPGSDIVEFAPPPDLRRRLEVLPQSYLAQRRVLESIKLATSSARGQALLAEALKGDSKITWPEAHFLGPLHPVLEWASDRALARLGRNQVFAVRGDVEEPTVLLIGTLTNRRGQVVASCFLHVAFPNPDNLRFALVTAQPDAETMIESVGLRKPQGNPGPADLEGLEGLVRTAVHAGDEQLAQVFAAAAANAQQRVTSWSARAGTWDEEADALIQRSALKERRIDMGEEHRLAAAMSPDRRLVRPLLLVLPTDHPTTGATR, from the coding sequence ATCGTGGTGATCCGGGACGAAGAGTGGCTGGTCACCGCGGTGGAGCAGACCCCGCAAGGGCAGTTGCTCACCGTTCAGGGCCTGTCGGAGTTGGTGCGTGAGACCACGGCGACCTTCTACGAGGCGCTGGAGGACAACGTTCTCGTCCTCGATCCGGCCGACGCCCAGCTAACCGCCGATGAGTCCCCCCACTACCGACGTAGCCGCCTGTGGGTCGAGGCCACGCTCCGCAAGACTGCCGTGCCTCTCGACAACCCCGGCCTGGCCGTTGCCACGCGCATGCTGGCCCGCGCCCTGGACTACCAGCAGAGCGCGGTTCGGCAGGCTCTGGATCCGGCGAACCTGCGTCCGCGGATCCTGCTGGCGGATGCGGTGGGACTGGGCAAGACGCTGGAGATCGGGATGATCCTTAGCGAGCTGGCGCGGCGTGGACGCGGCGAACGGATCCTGATCGTGTCCCCCCGGCATGTTCTGGAGCAGATGCAGCAGGAGATGTGGAACCGCTTCGGGCTACCGTTCGTGCGCCTGGACTCGGTCGGCATCCAGCGAGTGCGTCAGAAGCTGCCGGCTACCCGTAACCCGTTCACTTACTACAAGCGGGTCATCATCTCGATCGACACGCTGAAGAGTGACCGGTACCTGGCTCACCTGCGTAAACAGCGGTGGGACGCGGTGGTGATCGACGAGTCGCACAACCTCACCAACTCCAGCACCCAGAACAACCGGCTGGCTCGTGTCCTCGCGCCGAACGCCGATGCCCTGATCCTGGCCTCGGCCACACCGCACAACGGCCGCTACGAGTCGTTCGCCGAGCTGGTCCGGCTGCTGGAGCCCACCGCTGTTCGTCCTGATGGCACGTTGATTGAGGACGAGGTCAAGCGGCTGGTCATTCGGCGTCACCGGCACAGTGCGGAGGTGGCGCGCACGGTGGGAACGGACTGGGCCGAGCGCAAGGAACCGCAGAACTTCCTGGTGCCCGCCTCCCCGGCCGAGAACGCGATCGCCCGTGAGCTGGACGAGGTGTGGCTGCACCCCAAGTCGGGCACCTCGCCGTACAGCGGCGCGGCCAGCCGCTTGTTCCCGTGGACGCTGGCCAAGGCGTTCCTGTCCTCACCGGCTGCACTGACCGAGACCGTCTCCGAGCGGATCAAGCGGCTCAGCCCGGCCGCCACCGACAGCCAGCAGCGCGAGATCGACGCCCTGGAGCACCTGCGGGATCTCAGCGCTCAGCAGAGCACCGATACCTCGGGCAAGTACGGGCGTCTGCTGGAGTACCTGAAGCAGATCAAGGTCGGCCCACGCAGCAGCGAACGGGCGGTGGTGTTCGCCGAGCGGCTGAGCACCCTGGACTGGCTGACCGACCGATTGCGGCAGGACCTGAAGCTGGCCGATGGCCAGGTCCGCCAGCTGCACGGCGGTCTCAGCGACACCGAGCAGCAGGAGATCATCGACAGCTTCAAGCTGGAGTCCAGCCCGATCCGGGTCCTGGTGGCTGGCGACATCGCCTCCGAGGGCGTCAACCTGCATTCCTACTGTCACGAGCTGATCCACTTCGACATTCCGTGGAGCCTGATCCGGATCGAACAGCGCAACGGGCGCATCGACCGGTTCGGGCAACGGCATGCCCCGCAGATCACCACCTTGCTGCTCGATCCCGACAGCGAGACATTCGCCGGCGACCTGCGGGTGCTGCGCAGGTTGTTGGAGCGTGAGCGGGAGGCGCACACGGCACTGGGCGATGTGGCGTCGCTGATGGGTAAGTACGACGTCGGTGAAGAAGAGGACGAGATCCGGCGGGTGCTGGCGGGCCAGAAACAGTTGGACGAGGTCATGGCACCCAGCAACGACACCTCGGCCTTCGACCCGGTCGCCGCCCTCCTGGCGCAGATCAGCGGGCTCCCCCAGCCCCCCGCCCCGCAGCCGGTGAAGAAAGCAGGCTCCACGGCGTCGCTGTACGAGGCGGACCTGGACTTCCTACGGGACGCTCTGGAAGAGGTCTACGAGACCCCGGGGGCGTCGGTGAATGCCGGTGGGGTGAACTGGCGCGAGTACCCCGGCAGCGACATCGTCGAGTTCGCACCCCCGCCAGATCTACGACGGCGCCTGGAAGTGCTGCCGCAGAGCTACCTGGCCCAGCGGCGGGTGCTGGAGTCGATAAAGCTGGCCACCTCCAGCGCCCGAGGTCAGGCGCTGCTGGCCGAGGCATTGAAGGGCGACAGCAAAATCACCTGGCCAGAGGCACATTTCCTCGGGCCGCTGCATCCGGTGCTGGAATGGGCTTCAGACCGGGCCCTGGCCCGGCTGGGTCGTAACCAGGTCTTTGCAGTGCGCGGTGACGTCGAAGAACCGACGGTGCTGCTGATCGGCACACTGACCAACCGGCGCGGTCAGGTGGTCGCCTCCTGCTTCCTGCACGTCGCATTCCCCAACCCCGACAACCTGCGTTTCGCCCTCGTCACGGCCCAACCAGACGCCGAGACCATGATCGAGTCCGTCGGCCTGCGCAAGCCCCAGGGCAATCCTGGACCGGCAGATCTGGAAGGGCTGGAGGGACTGGTGCGAACGGCGGTTCACGCCGGGGACGAGCAGTTGGCCCAGGTCTTCGCCGCTGCAGCGGCCAACGCCCAGCAGCGGGTGACGTCATGGTCGGCCCGGGCAGGCACCTGGGACGAGGAAGCCGACGCCCTGATCCAGCGCTCAGCATTGAAGGAACGACGCATCGACATGGGCGAGGAGCACCGCCTGGCCGCTGCCATGAGCCCCGACCGGCGCCTCGTACGTCCTCTGCTCCTCGTTCTCCCGACCGACCACCCCACCACCGGAGCGACACGATGA
- a CDS encoding Eco57I restriction-modification methylase domain-containing protein, with translation MSTSGALLIGEDWISEHYFTTDAKSQSFLAKTLEQRKQWDDADVATVRTRFTAARSGLEKQLAAVTLEQDDENLAGLYEQLRQILGYGEGLTLHRTGPVLLVATPGITGAPLAIIEAKAVSDVADLLDKEAKSLLTSYDVDDKEQIHSVARLLSALFNSTDAPTFALVMAGPWLMITDAERWPEGRYLAVNLQLVCERNHDRRGGEIDRALACLSADSLAPDADGEIWWTGVLADSVKHTVGVSQDLREGVRLSIEIIANEVVRRRAAQGLEPLPKDQAQVLAVQSLRFLYRILFLLWAEASPELGVLPVGAAEYEQGYGVDRLRELVLVDLATPHAQQGTHLYSSLGVLFRLVDQGSASRTQPMDDEPGSSDGLTFRSLRADLFSPKATAHIDQVGLGNNAVQDVLRHLLLSKETRGRDRGFISYAQLGINQLGAVYEGLMSYTGFFAEEDLFEVAKNGDAGKGSWVVPVARADGISQNDFVRMTDPVTGESTPVRHNRGTFVYRLAGRDRQQSASYYTPEVLTRFTVGQALAELLDQNGETTPACDILNLTVCEPALGSGAFAIEAVSQLADEYLKRRQNELGTRIDPDEYPRRLQEVKAYLALHQVYGVDLNATAVELAEISLWLGTMTPALDAPWFGLHLRRGNSLIGVRRAVFHRSQITDKSCLKDVPGDVPLADLDAGINGRVHHFLLPAEGWGAAIDAKEAKPLAPEALQRLREWRRSILSKPTKVQTNALIDLAERVESLWGITLSRLQIAEAEIRRSIPVWGADNLAVGGHIQREEIERTLAEPKGAYQRLRRIMDAWCALWFWPLTDTLTTAEDGTRIHPPTLAEWIEAGQMLLGRHAGKKKTATGQDRLDTGNTWAELGTTEDLDLGLASAATIEATLAKHSWLKVCEQIASQQGFFHWELDFAPVFARGGFDLQLGNPPWVRPRSDVDALLAEGDPWWQLENKPSEEARKERRPGTLALNGIQNLVIDGTADVAATAAFVGSVQHFPHLAGLQPDLYRCFMEQTWRHVSARGAIVLISLESHFTDEKAGGLRAATYERLRRHWHFVNELRLFDIEDHKHYGIAVYGPPSEVRFTQASWLYHPDTAVRSFAHDGSGPEPGLKDPDGNWDLRPHRNRLVIVTPEVLKTWHEVLEVPEVPVLRSRMVYAVNRATSDVLGKLSEAERVGALGLQFSSGWHEKNDRTKGYFVSEWGRPLSWDDVILQGPHLFVSTPMYKSPNETMLHNQDWSATDFEALASDAIPVTSYKPAGDRAAYDARYTHWTLPDGDTTPARDHYRVAWRYMAPNTGERTLAPCLLPPGPAHIHGVATAGNGSIELATLATTQGVLSSLLADFSIRTAPKATISAPSINRLSLPADIPPNLADWITHRSLRLNCVTEAFGEMWEASANSTFSADAWTAPASYGLTADLADVPTTWTPNVPLRIAADRRQAQLEIDALVALMLGVTADELCTIYRTQFPVLYGYDRNRDHYDANGRLVPNSVLALWRKKGDAISLDGCTATNQAGNTYVYELPFVTLDREHDMRVAYVEFERRLAEPGAGAGA, from the coding sequence ATGAGCACCAGCGGCGCCCTCCTGATCGGTGAGGACTGGATCAGCGAGCACTACTTCACCACCGACGCCAAGTCACAGTCGTTCCTGGCCAAAACCCTGGAACAACGCAAACAATGGGACGACGCAGACGTCGCCACCGTGCGAACCCGATTCACTGCCGCGCGGTCCGGCCTGGAGAAACAACTCGCGGCCGTCACCCTGGAACAGGACGACGAAAACCTGGCGGGCCTGTACGAGCAGCTACGGCAGATCCTCGGCTACGGCGAGGGCCTCACCCTGCACCGCACCGGACCAGTCCTGCTGGTGGCCACCCCCGGCATCACCGGAGCACCCCTGGCCATCATCGAGGCCAAGGCTGTCAGCGACGTGGCGGACCTGCTGGACAAGGAAGCCAAGAGCCTCCTGACCTCCTACGACGTGGACGACAAAGAGCAGATCCACTCCGTCGCCCGCCTACTGTCCGCTCTGTTCAACAGCACCGACGCCCCAACCTTCGCCCTGGTCATGGCCGGGCCCTGGCTGATGATCACCGACGCCGAGCGCTGGCCCGAAGGCCGCTACCTGGCGGTGAATCTGCAATTGGTCTGCGAGCGCAATCACGACCGCCGCGGCGGCGAGATCGATCGCGCTCTTGCCTGCCTGAGCGCCGACTCCCTCGCCCCCGACGCGGACGGCGAGATCTGGTGGACGGGCGTGCTGGCCGATTCGGTCAAGCACACCGTCGGCGTCTCGCAGGACCTGCGCGAAGGTGTTCGCCTGTCCATCGAGATCATCGCCAACGAGGTCGTCCGCCGCCGCGCCGCCCAAGGACTGGAGCCCCTGCCGAAGGACCAGGCCCAGGTCCTGGCCGTGCAGTCCCTGCGCTTCCTCTACCGGATCCTGTTCCTGCTGTGGGCCGAGGCCTCACCCGAGCTCGGCGTCCTGCCCGTCGGCGCCGCCGAGTACGAGCAGGGCTACGGCGTCGACCGCCTGCGCGAACTGGTCCTGGTCGACCTGGCCACCCCGCACGCTCAGCAGGGCACCCACCTCTACAGCTCCCTCGGTGTCCTTTTCCGCCTCGTCGATCAAGGCTCCGCCAGTCGCACCCAGCCCATGGACGACGAACCCGGATCCTCCGATGGCCTGACCTTCCGCAGCCTGCGCGCCGACCTCTTCAGCCCGAAAGCTACCGCCCACATCGACCAGGTCGGCCTGGGCAACAACGCCGTCCAGGACGTCCTTCGTCACCTGCTCCTGAGCAAGGAAACCCGCGGACGCGACAGAGGATTCATCTCCTACGCCCAACTGGGCATCAATCAGCTCGGCGCCGTCTACGAAGGCCTGATGTCCTACACCGGCTTCTTCGCCGAGGAAGACCTCTTCGAGGTCGCCAAGAATGGCGATGCCGGCAAGGGCTCCTGGGTAGTCCCCGTCGCCCGTGCCGACGGCATATCCCAGAACGATTTCGTCAGGATGACTGACCCGGTCACCGGGGAGTCCACGCCAGTACGCCACAACCGCGGCACCTTCGTGTATCGGCTGGCCGGCCGCGACCGCCAGCAGTCGGCTTCCTACTACACACCCGAAGTCCTTACCCGATTCACCGTCGGCCAAGCCCTCGCCGAACTGCTCGACCAGAACGGCGAAACCACCCCGGCCTGCGACATTCTTAACCTCACCGTCTGCGAACCAGCCCTCGGGTCAGGTGCGTTCGCCATCGAAGCCGTCAGCCAACTCGCCGACGAGTACCTCAAACGCCGCCAGAACGAACTAGGCACCCGCATCGACCCTGACGAGTACCCGCGCCGTTTGCAGGAAGTCAAGGCCTATCTGGCGCTGCACCAGGTCTACGGCGTCGACCTCAACGCCACTGCCGTCGAACTCGCCGAGATCTCTCTCTGGCTCGGCACAATGACCCCCGCCCTCGACGCCCCTTGGTTCGGCCTGCACCTACGCCGCGGCAACTCTCTCATCGGCGTCCGACGCGCTGTCTTCCACCGCTCTCAGATCACCGACAAGTCCTGCCTGAAAGACGTTCCCGGAGACGTACCACTCGCCGACCTTGACGCCGGAATCAACGGACGTGTGCACCACTTCCTGCTCCCCGCCGAGGGCTGGGGAGCAGCCATCGACGCTAAGGAAGCCAAACCCCTCGCCCCCGAAGCCCTCCAGCGCCTACGCGAATGGCGCCGCAGCATCCTGTCCAAGCCAACCAAGGTCCAGACCAACGCCCTCATCGACCTCGCCGAACGCGTCGAGAGCCTCTGGGGCATCACCCTGAGCCGCCTGCAGATCGCCGAAGCCGAGATCCGCCGCTCGATCCCGGTCTGGGGCGCCGACAACCTGGCCGTCGGCGGACACATCCAGCGCGAAGAGATCGAACGGACGCTCGCCGAACCCAAGGGCGCCTACCAACGCCTCCGTCGAATCATGGACGCCTGGTGCGCCCTCTGGTTCTGGCCCCTCACCGACACCCTCACCACCGCTGAAGACGGCACACGCATCCACCCGCCCACCCTCGCCGAGTGGATCGAGGCCGGACAGATGCTGCTCGGCCGGCACGCCGGCAAGAAGAAGACCGCCACCGGGCAGGACCGACTCGACACGGGCAATACCTGGGCCGAACTTGGCACCACAGAAGACCTCGACCTCGGCCTGGCCAGTGCCGCCACCATCGAGGCAACGCTCGCCAAACACTCGTGGTTGAAGGTCTGCGAACAGATCGCCTCCCAACAAGGCTTCTTCCACTGGGAACTGGACTTCGCACCCGTCTTCGCTCGCGGCGGATTCGACCTGCAACTGGGTAACCCGCCCTGGGTGCGACCGCGATCTGATGTCGATGCGCTGCTTGCCGAAGGTGACCCCTGGTGGCAGCTGGAGAATAAGCCAAGTGAAGAAGCGCGCAAGGAACGCAGACCAGGCACCCTCGCCCTCAACGGCATCCAGAACCTCGTCATCGATGGAACCGCCGACGTTGCAGCCACCGCAGCCTTCGTGGGCTCGGTGCAGCACTTCCCGCATCTGGCCGGGCTTCAGCCTGACCTCTACCGGTGCTTCATGGAGCAGACCTGGCGACATGTATCAGCCCGCGGAGCCATCGTCCTGATCAGCCTGGAATCACACTTCACCGACGAAAAGGCAGGAGGTCTACGTGCCGCCACGTATGAACGCCTGCGCCGCCACTGGCACTTCGTCAACGAACTTCGACTGTTCGACATCGAGGATCACAAGCATTACGGCATCGCGGTCTACGGGCCACCATCTGAGGTGCGCTTCACCCAAGCCTCCTGGCTCTACCACCCGGACACAGCCGTTCGTTCTTTCGCCCATGACGGCAGCGGCCCCGAGCCAGGTCTGAAGGATCCTGACGGCAACTGGGACCTCCGTCCGCACCGCAACCGCCTCGTCATCGTCACCCCCGAGGTGCTGAAGACCTGGCACGAGGTCCTCGAAGTACCAGAAGTGCCGGTGCTCCGCTCCCGCATGGTGTACGCGGTGAACCGAGCAACCTCCGACGTGCTAGGGAAACTGTCTGAGGCGGAACGCGTCGGAGCGCTTGGGCTTCAGTTCTCGTCAGGTTGGCACGAGAAGAACGATCGTACCAAGGGCTACTTCGTCTCCGAGTGGGGCAGGCCTCTGTCATGGGATGACGTAATCCTCCAAGGACCGCACCTCTTTGTGTCCACGCCCATGTACAAGTCCCCCAACGAGACCATGCTCCACAATCAGGACTGGTCAGCTACCGACTTTGAGGCCCTCGCCTCGGACGCGATCCCGGTGACCTCGTACAAGCCCGCCGGAGACCGCGCCGCGTACGACGCCCGCTACACCCACTGGACCCTCCCAGACGGCGACACCACCCCCGCCCGCGACCACTACCGCGTTGCCTGGCGGTACATGGCGCCAAACACGGGCGAGAGAACATTGGCCCCCTGTCTGCTACCTCCTGGTCCCGCGCACATCCACGGGGTGGCCACCGCTGGTAACGGAAGCATCGAATTGGCCACGCTTGCAACAACTCAAGGCGTGCTCTCCTCCCTTCTTGCTGACTTCTCGATCAGGACCGCACCTAAAGCAACCATCTCCGCGCCAAGCATTAACAGGCTTAGTTTGCCAGCCGACATACCTCCGAATTTGGCTGATTGGATTACCCACCGTTCACTCCGTCTCAATTGCGTCACCGAGGCTTTTGGCGAGATGTGGGAGGCGAGTGCGAACTCGACGTTCTCAGCGGACGCTTGGACGGCGCCAGCTAGTTACGGCTTGACCGCCGATCTGGCTGACGTTCCCACAACTTGGACACCTAACGTTCCTCTCCGCATCGCCGCCGACCGTCGTCAAGCCCAGCTCGAGATCGACGCCCTCGTAGCTCTGATGCTCGGTGTCACGGCAGATGAGCTCTGCACCATCTATCGCACCCAGTTCCCAGTTCTGTACGGTTACGACCGCAATCGCGACCACTACGACGCCAACGGGCGCCTGGTGCCGAACAGCGTTTTGGCACTCTGGCGGAAGAAGGGCGATGCGATCAGTCTCGATGGGTGCACGGCGACGAATCAGGCGGGTAACACGTACGTGTATGAGTTGCCGTTCGTGACACTGGATCGGGAGCATGACATGCGGGTGGCGTATGTGGAGTTCGAACGACGGTTGGCGGAGCCGGGGGCGGGCGCGGGGGCGTGA